The sequence GTGAAATAACATCAACACTAAGATTATTGTTTGTTTCTGTTATCAATACTTTCACTTCTGTATTGTCAGAATAAACAGCGGCATTTTTGAATAAGTTGATAAAGACAATCACCAATAATGATTGGATACCGCTAATGATAAGAAAAGCATTTTCGGAAGTATCTTCAGCAATGAGAAAATCCAGTTTAAGATCAGGATAGCTTTTTTCCACTCCTTCAAAGGCTTCAAAGATCACTTCATCTATTCTTACATCCTCATAAATACTTTGAATATTTTCTTTATCAAACTTCGTCAACAGCAGTAGTGAATTCGTTAAATCTGACAATTGATAAACATCCCGCTGAATTTGCTGTAATGAAGACAGCGTCTTTGGAGAATGTTCTTCGAATTTAATCAGGTTTTCCAATTGAAATGCCATTCTTGTAATAGGGGTCCTGATTTCGTGAGAAGCACTTGCTGTAAAATCTTTCTGCGACTGAAATACATCATTAAGCCGTACAATCATTGTATTAAAAGATTTTGCAAGAACATTTACTTCATCATTAGATTCCTGAACGGGAATCTGAGTGGTTAATTTATGTGCTGTTACCTCTGAAATCTCTTTATTCAGGTCTTCTAAAGGACGAAGAAACTTTTCTACAAAGTAATAACTGAAAAAGCCGATAAGAAGTGTGCTCATCGCATAAGCAGTAATCAAAAGGTATTTTAGAAAACCCAACTTTGATTTTCCGTTGGTATCAAAGGCACTGGTAAGAATATAGTAATTCTCTCCATTAATGTTTCTAAGTGCTGCATAAATCTCCGGAACGGTTTTCTCTGTGTAAATAATCTTCTTTTTGTCTAACTCCTTAAGCATGGCACTATCCCACGTAACATTTCTATCTTTAATAGTACTATAGATGAGTTCTTTCTGTTCATTGAAAATTAAAATCTTTTCATTCAAAAGAATATTATCTGAATTTTCATTGAAAAAGATGGGAGCCTCTTCTTCAAAATCTTTAGACTTTGAAATAAAATGGGTCGTAAATTCCAGTCTTTGTCTGAATCTTTCCTTAAACTCATCTCTTCTGAAATCATTGAAAGATAAATAAATTACCGCCATCACCATTCCAAAAAGCAATGAAAAGGCGATACTAATTGTTAAAGCTATCTTTCTCTTTAAAGACATTTATAATGGACTTAAATAATATCCGAAACCGGAACGGGTATGGATTAGTTTTATTTTAAAATCTTTATCAATTTTTTTTCTTAAAAAATTAATGTATACTTCTACCGTATTGGTATTGGTATTAAAGTTGTGCTCCCACACATGTTCGGTAATTTGCTGTTTCGAGACAGTCCTACCCTGCGCTTCTGCCAGATAAACCAGTAACTGAAACTCTTTTAAAGTAAGGGTTATTTCATTTCCACCACGATACACTTTCTGTTCCGTTTTGTTGATGATAAGGTCATCTACTCTGATAATATCCTGATCGGAAGTATCTGAAGGCATTTTTCTTCTCAATAAAGAATTAATTCTTAAAAGGAGTTCTTCAAATTGAAAAGGCTTTACCAGGTAATCATCAGCCAATCGGGTGAAAGCATCTTTCTTATCTGAAATATCTCCATAAGCAGAGATTATAATGATAGGGGTACTCTTATCAAAAGAACGAATAGTCTGACAAACATCCAACCCATTTATTTTGGGAACGTTGATGTCAAGCAAATACAGATCATAGGAATTATTTTTAATCTGACGAAGAAAGGTTTCTCCGTCATAGATTTTATCGCAAGTAAAATTATTGGATTCTAAAAATCGGCAAAGTTCTGCAGAAAGAATGAGATCATCTTCTAATAAAAGAATATTCATCAAAAATTATTTTACACGAATGTAACGAAAATTTTTATGATGATTACCGATTGGGGACAAAAGTTGAGAAGAATAGAAGACTGTAAAGTTTTCAACACAAAAAATCTGACTTATATTTAAGTGTCTAAGAAAGGAATTCTTTTTGTTATTTTTTAAACAGTTGTATAACTATTTTGCTTTATCAGCCTCATGATTTTTCTTGATCTAAGATTAATAACAAAAATTTGGGCAAAAAAAATTCCCGAAGAAATTCGGGAGATTCGAGAGCCAACTACGGGACTTGAACCCGTGACCTCTTCCTTACCAAGGAAGCACTCTACCGCTGAGCTAAGTCGGCATTAACTAAAAAAATCACACTAAGGAGCGTGATTTTTGTTGAGCGGAAGACGGGGGTCGAACCCGCGACATTCAGCTTGGAAGGCTGACGCTCTACCAACTGAGCTACTTCCGCAATTTTGTTTCCAAAATTATTGGTAAACGCTTTGCAAAACTAAGAATTAATTTTTAATTCTGCAAACTTTTTTCTAATATAAAATGTGGGGAGAGCAGGATTCGAACCTACGAAGCCGAAGCAACTGAGTTACAGTCAGTCCCATTTAGCCACTCTGGAATCTCCCCAGATATTTTATATTAAATTGAGCCTCCAGAGGGATTCGAACCCACGACCCCGAGATTACAAATCACGTGCTCTGGCCAACTGAGCTATGGAGGCATTTAATAATTAGACTGAAAGTGATTGAGAGACTCTACTCTACACGTTTCAGTGTTAAAAAAAATCAACTTTAATTATTGATTTTTGGAGCGGAAGACGGGGGTCGAACCCGCGACATTCAGCTTGGAAGGCTGACGCTCTACCAACTGAGCTACTTCCGCAATTTTGTTTCCAAAACCATTGGTAAACGCTGTGCAAAACTAAGAATTATTTTTTAATCTTGCAAACTTTTTTTTAAAAAAAATATAGTGGGGAGAGCAGGATTCGAACCTACGAAGCCGAAGCAACTGAGTTACAGTCAGTCCCATTTAGCCACTCTGGAATCTCCCCAGATATTTTATATTAAATTGAGCCTCCAGAGGGATTCGAACCCACGACCCCGAGATTACAAATCACGTGCTCTGGCCAACTGAGCTATGGAGGCAAATATAAAAAAGAATTCAAAAGATCGCTGTTCCTTTTTTGCGATTGCAAAGATAGAACGGATTTTTTGAATTCTCAAATATTTTATAAACTTTTTTTAACTTTTTTTTCTATGCCATTTCTTTTTTCTTGATTAGTAGCTTTTTAGCTGTATCAACACAAAGGTCCAAACTTTCTTCAAAACTTGCAGATGTCTTCTTTACGACAATATCATCTCCCGGAACCGCCAAAATAAGCTCAGCTGTTTTGTTAACTTTATCAGCATTATTTTCTACTTTCAGAAATACTTTACACTCTTGAATTTTATCATAGAATGTATCTAGCTTGCTTACTTTTTTGTCGATGTGTGATTCTAGTGGTTCGTGTGGAGTTAAACCAATTGATTGAACTGAAATCTTCATAATTCTTCTTTTTTAGATGCTCGAGGGTGAGCTTGATTAAACACTTTTTTCAATTGTTCAATATTAGCATTCGTATAGACTTGAGTACTGGCAAGACTGGAATGCCCTAATATTTTTTTTACTTTGGAGATCTCCGCCCCATTATCCAAAACGTGTGTAGCAAAGCTATGACGAAGGATGTGAGGACTTTTTTTTTCTTTCGTTGTTATAAGACTAAGGTACTTATTAACTACCACATAAACAAATTTTTCATTGAGTTTTTTCCCTTTCTTATTGACAAAAAAACAGAACTGATATTCTGTCTGCGGTTTCCTTATTTCCAAATAATTCTTAAGAAGTGCAGACAAGTCTTCAGAAATAGGAATCACTCTTTGCTTGTTTCCCTTCCCTATTACTTTTAATTCATTTCCGTCTATATTAACATTCTCAAATATTAGGCCACAAAGCTCAGCTTTCCGCATTCCAGTCTGATAAAGCACTTCCATAATACATTTTTCCAGGATATCAGGTGTATGCTCCAGGATTCTCTCATTAAGATCTTCCATTTCTTCTTTAGACATAGGAATTTGCTTCTCTGTATAGAATTTCAGAGAAGAGACACCTTCAGTAGGAGAAACCTTAATTTCACCTATCTTTAGAAGGAAAAGATAAAAACTACGGAGAGAGGATAATTTTCTATTGATACTTCTTTTGGAAATATTGTTTTCACTTAAATCAACAATAAAATTTCTGATGATCCTTTTATCAGCTTTAGAAATATCATCGGAAGATTCTGTTCTGAGATAGAAATAGGAAAAGTCTTCAAGATCTTTTTTGTAGCTTGTAATCGTGTGAGGAGAGTACCTTTTTTCGAATTGTAAGTATTCTAAAAACTTTTCCAGCATCATGGGATATAAAATAAAAATTCACTCCTCAAATATAAGAATTTAAGAAGTGAATTAATATGTGTTTAAGAAAAATTCTTAAGCCTGCTCTTCCTTGCTAAGTGCTCTTTGCTTGTAAGCAGCTTTCAACTTAGATTGTCTCAAAGTTACAGAAGGCTTGATAAACGCTTGTCTAGATCTTAATTGACGAACTGTACCTGTTTTATCAAATTTTCTTTTGTATTTTTTTAAAGCTCTGTCGATGGATTCACCATCTTTAACTGGAATTATTAACATATTTTACATCTCATTTTGGATTGCAAAACTAGACATTTTTTATTGAAGTACAAAATATATTACAATAAACCATCACTATTTTATTCTTTCTTTTCCAAAAACCCTAGTATTAAAAGGCATTACAATTAAAAATAATTTTACCCACAATGATCATACATTCTTAAGATAAGTATTTAATTTTCTCAAACTTC is a genomic window of Chryseobacterium nakagawai containing:
- a CDS encoding response regulator transcription factor; this translates as MNILLLEDDLILSAELCRFLESNNFTCDKIYDGETFLRQIKNNSYDLYLLDINVPKINGLDVCQTIRSFDKSTPIIIISAYGDISDKKDAFTRLADDYLVKPFQFEELLLRINSLLRRKMPSDTSDQDIIRVDDLIINKTEQKVYRGGNEITLTLKEFQLLVYLAEAQGRTVSKQQITEHVWEHNFNTNTNTVEVYINFLRKKIDKDFKIKLIHTRSGFGYYLSPL
- a CDS encoding tyrosine-type recombinase/integrase — protein: MLEKFLEYLQFEKRYSPHTITSYKKDLEDFSYFYLRTESSDDISKADKRIIRNFIVDLSENNISKRSINRKLSSLRSFYLFLLKIGEIKVSPTEGVSSLKFYTEKQIPMSKEEMEDLNERILEHTPDILEKCIMEVLYQTGMRKAELCGLIFENVNIDGNELKVIGKGNKQRVIPISEDLSALLKNYLEIRKPQTEYQFCFFVNKKGKKLNEKFVYVVVNKYLSLITTKEKKSPHILRHSFATHVLDNGAEISKVKKILGHSSLASTQVYTNANIEQLKKVFNQAHPRASKKEEL
- the rpsU gene encoding 30S ribosomal protein S21; this encodes MLIIPVKDGESIDRALKKYKRKFDKTGTVRQLRSRQAFIKPSVTLRQSKLKAAYKQRALSKEEQA
- a CDS encoding sensor histidine kinase; amino-acid sequence: MSLKRKIALTISIAFSLLFGMVMAVIYLSFNDFRRDEFKERFRQRLEFTTHFISKSKDFEEEAPIFFNENSDNILLNEKILIFNEQKELIYSTIKDRNVTWDSAMLKELDKKKIIYTEKTVPEIYAALRNINGENYYILTSAFDTNGKSKLGFLKYLLITAYAMSTLLIGFFSYYFVEKFLRPLEDLNKEISEVTAHKLTTQIPVQESNDEVNVLAKSFNTMIVRLNDVFQSQKDFTASASHEIRTPITRMAFQLENLIKFEEHSPKTLSSLQQIQRDVYQLSDLTNSLLLLTKFDKENIQSIYEDVRIDEVIFEAFEGVEKSYPDLKLDFLIAEDTSENAFLIISGIQSLLVIVFINLFKNAAVYSDNTEVKVLITETNNNLSVDVISHGATISEEEQTKLFEAFTRGNNAQNISGSGLGLRIVKRILEYHDAKIIYSSPDEYMNMFTVIFKK
- a CDS encoding HPF/RaiA family ribosome-associated protein, which produces MKISVQSIGLTPHEPLESHIDKKVSKLDTFYDKIQECKVFLKVENNADKVNKTAELILAVPGDDIVVKKTSASFEESLDLCVDTAKKLLIKKKEMA